From Rutidosis leptorrhynchoides isolate AG116_Rl617_1_P2 chromosome 3, CSIRO_AGI_Rlap_v1, whole genome shotgun sequence, a single genomic window includes:
- the LOC139899550 gene encoding protein ZW2-like, with product MSTRSRRTVNTNVTEFQTFFNGWLVRQENYLQELRSTLRTCDDTTYNDEDDLRDLIARVLAHYQQYYEHKSRIANHDVSLVFSPPWFSSFERSFFWIAGFKPGLAFRIVNGSVPDMDQDQEERMDRLKSETKAEERELENEMARIQESVAAPPIVEFTRGQISIVDGKYDKMETAIEALRGEMEVVLGNADMLRSRTAERVVEILTPVQNIKFLAAVTELQIKIRMWGQQIDGDRRL from the exons ATGTCAACTAGATCACGACGAACAGTCAATACGAATGTTACGGAATTCCAAACTTTCTTCAACGGATGGTTAGTTCGTCAGGAGAATTATCTCCAAGAGCTTCGATCGACTTTACGAACATGCGATGATACTACTTACAATGATGAAGATGATCTTCGTGATTTAATTGCTCGAGTTTTAGCTCATTATCAACAGTATTATGAACACAAATCTCGTATTGCCAATCATGATGTTTCCTTAGTATTCTCACCGCCCTGGTTTTCGTCATTTGAGCGGAGTTTTTTCTGGATTGCTGGATTTAAACCTGGATTAGCGTTTCGGATTGTAAATGGATCGGTTCCGGATATGGATCAG GATCAGGAAGAACGAATGGACAGACTGAAATCGGAGACGAAGGCGGAGGAGAGAGAACTGGAGAATGAGATGGCTAGAATTCAGGAAAGTGTGGCGGCACCGCCGATCGTGGAGTTTACGAGAGGTCAGATATCGATTGTTGACGGAAAATATGACAAAATGGAAACGGCGATTGAAGCGTTAAGAGGTGAGATGGAGGTTGTATTAGGGAACGCTGATATGTTAAGATCCAGAACGGCGGAGAGAGTGGTGGAGATATTAACGCCGGTGCAGAATATTAAGTTTTTAGCGGCGGTCACGGAGTTACAAATCAAAATTAGAATGTGGGGACAACAGATTGACGGTGATAGACGACTTTGA